The Candidatus Eisenbacteria bacterium genome contains the following window.
GAGAAGCCGTCTCCAACCGAGCTGCTCTCGTCCGATGACCAGGTACCCCGTGCTTCGGCCAAAGTCGTTGCGAAGAAGACCGAGGAACGTGTGCCGGCGGTAGTGCACAGCCTTCAGTCCCGGATCCAGAAGGATCCGGCATCCGCGAGCCCGCATGCGGAGCCCGAGCTCGATGTCCGTTCCCCAACGCCCCGCCCTCGGGCCGTCTACTTGTCCCTCGAGTTCTTCGTAGAGAGAGCGGCGAACGGCGAACACGCAGCCGAAGAGCCAGTCGATCTCGCGCGGACCCTTGAGGTACGAATAGCGAATCCATAAGTTTTTGAAACGGCTCACGAGGTCCCCGGCCCCGCTTTCGGCCGAATAGATGCCGACGAGAGCGGCGACGTCCGGCTCCTCCTCCAACCGCCGGCACGCCCGGTCCGCGGCTCCCGGCCTCAGGCAAGCATCCGCATCGGTGAAGAAGAGAACGCGCCCTCTCGAAGCCCGCGCGCCGGTCCTCCGCGCCGCCGCGACCCCGCGGTTCTTCTCGTGCCGGACCAAACGGACTGGAAATCGAGCGGCGATTTCGGCGGATCGGTCGGTGGACCCGTCATCCACGACGACGACCTCGTCATTCGGGCTCGCCTCGCGGATCGCGCCTTCGAGGGCTCGAGGGAGAGTCTCCTCCATGTTGAACACCGGGAGGATGATCGTGCATCGCTTTTCGCTGCTCATTTCGCCCGACTCATTGAAAGAACTCGGTTCGACGCCCCACCATTCCACCCGGTATCCCTCGTGGAGGCTCGTAGGAGAGGCGCTCGATTCTGTCGTTCCGCGCAAGACTACGAAATCGACAGGGCGTCGACCATCGGAATTGTTCCTCCAAGTGGTATGATGAGTCGCCGCCGTTCGCAGGAAGGCGGGCATGCCCGCGATTGAAGAGTCCTGCCGGTTCCACGCGACCGGATGTCGGATGCGACGCGGAGGGTCGTGCTCTCTTCGCCGCAGGAATCGCCTCGGGGGCTGAAGTCACGAGATGGCTTGGAGCGAATCCAAGGAAGGCGGGGCAGACACCCGATGGCTGTTGCTTCTCCTCTTCTCCGGTCTCCTCATTCGTCTTGTCGCTTTTGATCGCTCCCTCTGGGTCGACGAGGCAATCTCCCTCGAGATGACGACCTCGTGGGGGCAGGTCCTGGAGTCATCCCGGCCTCGCGTGAATCCCCCGCTCTACTACTTGCTCCTTCGCGGGGCGCGTCTCCTTCTCACGAGCCCGACAGCCCTTCGTTTGGTCTCTCTCCCCTTCGGTCTTCTTTCTCTCTTCTTCATTTGGAAAGCCGCCCGGCTCCGAGGAGGAACTGCGGTC
Protein-coding sequences here:
- a CDS encoding glycosyltransferase family 2 protein, giving the protein MSSEKRCTIILPVFNMEETLPRALEGAIREASPNDEVVVVDDGSTDRSAEIAARFPVRLVRHEKNRGVAAARRTGARASRGRVLFFTDADACLRPGAADRACRRLEEEPDVAALVGIYSAESGAGDLVSRFKNLWIRYSYLKGPREIDWLFGCVFAVRRSLYEELEGQVDGPRAGRWGTDIELGLRMRARGCRILLDPGLKAVHYRRHTFLGLLRNDFGRSTGYLVIGREQLGWRRLLQERRFANIREEYIVGMALLVLLAVALPASLFLPPLRWGVLGVLGVYLGFGASFYRTLYRHGGLRLGAAGIVLLAASQAASVAGVVRGVLAKRRGKLATS